A stretch of the Channa argus isolate prfri chromosome 9, Channa argus male v1.0, whole genome shotgun sequence genome encodes the following:
- the hdac4 gene encoding histone deacetylase 4 isoform X5: MVDVSTASLPTQVPPTTTATLPMDLRVVDHSHHHHQQQPPFGLVPQPHPTPPTATSCPTSTDQGRGPVIGHQDQQLQQELVALKHKQQLQRQLLIAEFQRQHEQLSRQHEVQLQEHIKHQQELLEHQRKMEQQRHEQQLEKKQREHKLQQLKNKERGQESAVASTEVKMRLQEFVLNKKKAFAQRNLNHCLTSDPRYWYGKTQHSSLDQSSPPQTALSAYNHPMLGTYDSKDDFPLRKTASEPNLKLRSRLKQKVTERRSSPLLCRKDGPIATAKKRSLDIAESACNSAPGSGPSSPNSSSSNIPSENGVIISGSQGEASLLQRLAAREGSVSQLSLYTSPSLPNITLGLPATGLANSVVSGHQDGESHLPALQQGIPLTPPFLPTAHLSSYLASSALDREGAGGGTTAHNPLLQHMVLLEQGHSPMVGLGGLPLPSPSVSKLARSHRPLGRTQSAPLPQQQCGQAQALQQLVVQQQHQQFLEKHKQLFQQQQQQHIINKIMSKPSEQVSASGSGASGPVRQHQSHPEETEEELREQQGLSSLSTGPSSTSMQETGPLRGLVIKQEPLDPQEQEEREQREKQAEQDFLFRQQALLLEQQRIHQLRNYQASMEAAGLSVSFAGHRPLSRAQSSPASASFPMVVQEPPTKPRFTTGLVYDSLMQKHQCICGNTTSHPEHAGRIQSIWSRLQETGLRAHCECVRGRKASMEELQTVHSEAHVLLYGTNPLRQKLDCSVSPMFVRLPCGGIGVDNDTFWNEIHSSSAARLAVGSVVELVFKVASGELKNGFAVVRPPGHHAEESTPMGFCYFNSVAIAAKLLQQRLNVSKILIVDWDVHHGNGTQQAFYTDPSVLYLSLHRFDDGNFFPGSGAPDEVGSGAGVGFNVNMAFTGGLEPPMSDADYLAAFRTVVMPIANEFAPDMVLVSSGFDAVDGHAPPLGGYKLTAKCFGYLTRQLMGLAGGRLVLVLEGGHDLTAICDASEACVSALLGNELEPIPDEVLQQRPNANAVHSMEKVIETHSKYWRSLQRSASTLGCSLSEALRCDAEEAETVSAMASLSVASIGKRTEDEPMEEEAPM, translated from the exons TGGACGTGAGCACGGCATCACTGCCCACGCAGGTGCCCCCCACTACCACAGCCACCCTTCCCATGGACCTTCGCGTAGTAGACCAttctcaccaccaccaccagcagcagcccCCTTTTGGCCTGGTTCCCCAACCTCACCCTACACCGCCCACCGCTACATCTTGTCCTACATCCACTGACCAAGGCCGTGGGCCAGTCATTG GCCACCAggaccagcagctgcagcaggagctGGTGGCACTTAAACACAAGCAGCAGCTTCAGAGACAGCTACTGATCGCAGAGTTCCAGAGGCAGCATGAACAGCTGTCGAGACAACATGAAGTCCAGCTGCAGGAACATATCAAG CATCAACAGGAGCTGTTGGAGCATCAGAGGAAGATGGAGCAGCAACGTCATGAACAGCAACTGGAGAAGAAGCAGCGGGAACACAAACTCCAACAGCTCAAAAACAAGGAGCGGGGACAAGAGA GTGCAGTTGCCAGTACAGAGGTAAAGATGCGACTTCAGGAGTTTGTCCTGAACAAGAAGAAAGCCTTTGCTCAGCGAAATCTGAACCACTGTCTGACCAGTGACCCACGCTACTGGTATGG AAAAACCCAGCACAGCTCTTTGGACCAGAGCTCTCCGCCCCAAACGGCATTGTCAGCATACAACCATCCAATGCTGGGCACATACGACTCAAAAGATGACTTCCCTCTGCGCAAAACAG CTTCCGAGCCCAACCTGAAGCTTCGTTCCAGGCTAAAACAAAAGGTGACAGAGCGCCGCAGCAGCCCTCTGCTCTGCCGGAAGGATGGTCCCATTGCTACTGCCAAGAAGCGTTCCCTAGACATTGCTG AGTCTGCATGCAACAGTGCACCAGGTTCTGGCCCCAGCTCCCCAAATAGCAGCTCTAGTAACATCCCAAGTGAGAATGGGGTCATCATCTCTGGCAGCCAAGGAGAG GCCTCCCTGCTTCAGAGGTTGGCTGCAAGGGAAGGCTCAGTGAGCCAGCTCTCTCTGTACACCTCCCCCTCTCTGCCCAACATCACCCTGGGACTGCCAGCCACAGGCCTTGCTAACAGT GTGGTGTCAGGACACCAAGATGGTGAGAGTCATCTGCCTGCATTACAACAGGGCATCCCTCTGACCCCTCCTTTCCTGCCTACTGCTCACTTGTCCTCCTACTTGGCATCTTCAGCATTGGACAGGGAGGGGGCTGGAGGTGGCACGACTGCTCACAATCCACTTCTCCAGCACATGGTTCTGCTGGAGCAGGGCCATAGTCCAATGG TTGGTCTGGGTGGCCTTCCGCTACCATCACCCTCTGTGTCCAAGCTTGCACGGAGCCACCGTCCCCTGGGGAGAACGCAGTCGGCCCCTCTGCCCCAGCAGCAGTGTGGACAGGCCCAAGCCCTGCAGCAGCTGGTggtccagcagcagcaccagcagttCCTGGAGAAACACAAGCAACtattccagcagcagcagcagcaacacatcatCAACAAG ATAATGTCCAAGCCCAGTGAACAGGTCTCAGCTTCAGGCTCCGGTGCCTCAGGTCCAGTAAGGCAGCACCAGAGTCACCCAGAGGAGACTGAAGAGGAACTCAGGGAGCAACAGGGACTGTCCTCATTGTCCACGGGCCCCTCATCTACATCTATGCAGGAGACAGGGCCGCTACGAGGGCTGGTTATTAAGCAGGAGCCTCTAGATCCCCAGGAGCAGGAAGAAagagagcagagggagaaaCAGGCTGAGCAGGACTTCTTGTTCCGACAG cagGCTCTGCTTTTAGAGCAGCAGCGGATCCACCAGCTAAGGAACTACCAGGCATCTATGGAAGCGGCCGGGTTATCAGTCAGCTTTGCTGGACACCGCCCACTCTCCAGGGCCCAGTCATCGCCAGCGTCTGCCTCCTTCCCCATGGTCGTACAGGAGCCACCTACCAAGCCTCGGTTTACTACAG gaCTGGTATATGACTCTTTGATGCAGAAACACCAGTGTATATGTGGTAACACCACCAGTCATCCAGAGCACGCTGGCCGTATCCAGAGTATCTGGTCCCGACTACAGGAAACGGGCCTCAGGGCGCACTGTGAG TGTGTCCGTGGCAGGAAGGCCTCAATGGAGGAGTTACAAACAGTCCACTCTGAAGCCCACGTCTTGCTGTATGGAACCAACCCACTGCGGCAGAAACTAGACT gTTCAGTGAGCCCCATGTTTGTAAGGTTACCTTGTGGAGGCATAGGG GTGGACAATGACACATTTTGGAACGAGATTCATTCATCCAGTGCAGCTCGTCTGGCTGTCGGCTCTGTGGTGGAGCTGGTCTTCAAAGTAGCATCAGGAGAACTGAAG AATGGATTTGCTGTAGTTCGACCACCTGGACACCACGCTGAGGAGAGCACGCCAAT GGGATTTTGTTACTTTAACTCAGTCGCCATCGCAGCCAAACTTCTACAGCAGAGGCTAAATGTCAGTAAAATCCTCATTGTGGACTGG GATGTTCACCATGGCAATGGCACCCAGCAGGCCTTCTACACTGACCCCAGTGTTCTTTACCTGTCGTTGCATCGCTTTGATGATGGAAACTTTTTCCCAGGCAGTGGAGCACCTGACGAG GTGGGCAGTGGAGCAGGTGTGGGCTTCAATGTGAACATGGCCTTTACTGGAGGACTGGAACCTCCTATGAGCGATGCAGATTATCTAGCAGCATTCAG gACAGTGGTTATGCCTATTGCCAATGAGTTTGCTCCAGACATGGTACTGGTATCTTCAGGCTTTGATGCAGTAGATGGACATGCTCCACCCCTGGGAGGATACAAACTGACGGCCAAAT GCTTTGGCTACCTGACCAGGCAGCTGATGGGTCTGGCAGGCGGTCGGTTGGTGCTTGTCCTCGAGGGGGGTCATGACCTCACAGCCATATGTGATGCCTCTGAAGCCTGTGTCTCTGCCTTGCTTGGCAATGAG